A stretch of Palaemon carinicauda isolate YSFRI2023 chromosome 36, ASM3689809v2, whole genome shotgun sequence DNA encodes these proteins:
- the LOC137628727 gene encoding DNA topoisomerase 1-like: MGDWGGGYNSDGNSSDGGGRWGGGSRWDDKDNSSRSSEEKNRYCWRKSSSSSSSSNNKDAYATYTKEDGVSLKNEGGGGWGFDDEDRTDRDDFDTKSNGSSSGGKTFDIFKHSLEWNDGEQEFKDEEINLSVDSDGLEKGEAEYGGWRRSRRRSSSDSSGRRHHKGKRRSSSSSSSERHRRIDKEWRKSRHEQYYPDVVKFDSSQKASWCCCVVL, translated from the coding sequence ATGGGCGACTGGGGAGGCGGCTACAACAGCGACGGCAACAGCAGCGACGGCGGAGGCCGATGGGGAGGGGGAAGCCGCTGGGACGACAAGGACAACAGCAGCCGGAGCAGCGAGGAGAAGAACCGCTACTGCTGGCGGAAGTCCAGTTCCAGCAGTTCGAGTAGCAACAACAAGGACGCCTACGCCACCTACACGAAGGAGGACGGCGTCTCCTTGAAGAACGAGGGCGGCGGAGGGTGGGGCTTCGACGATGAGGATCGCACCGATAGGGACGACTTCGACACGAAGTCGAATGGGAGCAGCAGCGGCGGGAAGACATTCGACATCTTCAAGCACAGTTTGGAGTGGAATGATGGCGAGCAGGAGTTCAAGGATGAGGAGATCAACCTGAGCGTCGATTCCGACGGTCTTGAGAAGGGGGAGGCGGAATACGGAGGGTGGAGGCGGTCGAGGAGGAGGTCGAGTAGCGACAGCAGTGGGAGGAGGCACCACAAGGGCAAGAGGAGGAGCTCGTCCTCCAGTTCGAGCGAGAGGCATCGCAGGATCGACAAGGAGTGGAGGAAGAGCAGACACGAGCAGTACTATCCTGATGTGGTCAAGTTCGACTCGTCCCAAAAGGCCAGTTGGTGTTGCTGCGTCGTCTTATGA